In Arthrobacter sp. B3I4, the following proteins share a genomic window:
- a CDS encoding cation transporter, translating into MTTTVRSAPTAGRRAPLSRRIRLFAAATITYNIIEAVVALWAGNAADSSALIGFGLDSVIEVASAVALSWQFSAKDPERREHLTLRIIAISFFALAAFVSADSISSLAGGSEAQQSTPGIVIAALSLAVMPVLSWLQRRAGRELGSKTAVADSKQTLLCTYLSAVLLLGLVLNSTLGWWWADAGAALVIAAIAVREGINAWQGDACCAVPHAADADASTRADADDAGDDAPTDAGANAPTDVAATAACCQGCGSGPELKVATLSVPPLHS; encoded by the coding sequence ATGACCACGACCGTTCGGTCCGCCCCAACCGCCGGCCGCAGAGCCCCGCTCAGCCGGCGCATTCGGCTGTTCGCGGCCGCGACCATCACGTACAACATCATTGAGGCCGTCGTCGCGCTCTGGGCGGGAAACGCCGCGGACTCCTCCGCCCTCATCGGGTTTGGACTTGATTCGGTGATCGAGGTCGCCTCCGCGGTCGCCCTGTCCTGGCAGTTTTCCGCCAAAGACCCGGAACGTCGCGAGCACCTGACCCTGCGGATCATCGCAATTTCCTTCTTCGCCCTGGCAGCGTTCGTCTCCGCGGACTCCATCAGTTCGCTGGCCGGTGGCAGTGAGGCACAGCAGTCCACGCCGGGGATCGTCATCGCTGCCCTGAGCCTGGCCGTGATGCCCGTCCTGTCCTGGCTGCAGCGCCGGGCCGGCCGGGAACTCGGCTCCAAGACCGCGGTGGCAGATTCCAAGCAGACGCTGCTCTGCACGTACCTCTCCGCGGTCCTGCTGCTCGGCCTCGTCCTGAACAGCACGCTGGGATGGTGGTGGGCCGACGCCGGTGCGGCGCTGGTCATCGCCGCGATCGCCGTTCGCGAGGGCATCAACGCATGGCAAGGAGACGCCTGCTGCGCCGTCCCCCACGCCGCCGACGCCGACGCATCAACCCGCGCCGACGCCGACGACGCCGGCGACGACGCACCTACCGACGCCGGCGCCAACGCACCTACCGACGTCGCCGCTACCGCTGCGTGCTGTCAGGGCTGCGGGTCCGGTCCCGAACTAAAAGTAGCCACCTTGTCCGTACCGCCACTGCACAGCTGA
- a CDS encoding thioredoxin domain-containing protein has translation MTQTLNKTPPKDPEDPARTARLLVWIMLGVIVAGGLVWFAVFTATKPTPASLPAAADAQLVRDDSHRVTFPSTEKAQLVEFLDFECESCRAAEPLVQELKQEYGDRITFIHRYFPLPGHRNSGNAALAVEAAAAQGKYEQMTAKLFETQPQWGNKQDSQSAAFRTFAQELGLDLKAYDAAVADEKTKARIRRDVTDGAGLGVTGTPTFFLNGKKLVLNTEEEFRQALTDAAK, from the coding sequence ATGACACAGACCCTGAATAAAACGCCGCCCAAGGACCCGGAGGACCCGGCCAGGACTGCCCGTCTGCTGGTCTGGATCATGCTCGGAGTCATCGTGGCCGGCGGACTCGTCTGGTTTGCGGTCTTCACCGCCACCAAACCGACACCCGCGTCCCTACCTGCTGCCGCGGACGCACAGCTCGTCCGGGACGACAGCCACCGCGTTACGTTTCCCTCCACGGAGAAGGCGCAGTTGGTCGAATTCCTGGACTTCGAGTGCGAATCGTGCCGCGCCGCCGAGCCCCTCGTGCAGGAACTGAAGCAGGAGTACGGAGACCGGATCACGTTCATCCACCGTTACTTCCCGCTCCCCGGGCACCGGAACTCCGGAAACGCCGCTCTGGCCGTCGAGGCCGCAGCTGCACAGGGCAAGTACGAACAGATGACCGCCAAGCTGTTCGAAACCCAGCCTCAATGGGGCAACAAGCAGGATTCCCAAAGTGCCGCTTTCAGAACCTTCGCTCAGGAGCTCGGCCTGGACCTCAAGGCCTACGACGCCGCCGTGGCGGATGAGAAGACGAAGGCCCGCATCCGCCGGGACGTCACGGACGGCGCAGGCCTTGGCGTCACCGGGACGCCCACGTTTTTCCTCAATGGCAAGAAGCTAGTCCTCAACACCGAGGAAGAATTCCGCCAAGCACTCACCGACGCCGCCAAGTAG
- a CDS encoding DUF488 domain-containing protein: MATAAGAQVRRVYDAAREDDGVRVLVDRIWPRGMTKAKAALDEWCKDVAPSTQLRKWYGHDPAKFDEFATRYKTELKDPARAQVLDHLRELARGQRVTLLTATKAAEISEAQVLAELIGR, from the coding sequence ATGGCCACCGCAGCGGGCGCCCAGGTGCGCCGGGTCTACGATGCCGCGAGGGAAGACGACGGCGTACGGGTTCTGGTAGACCGCATTTGGCCCCGCGGGATGACGAAGGCCAAGGCAGCGCTTGACGAATGGTGCAAGGACGTCGCCCCGTCAACGCAGCTGCGCAAATGGTATGGCCATGATCCTGCCAAATTCGACGAGTTTGCCACCCGCTACAAGACGGAACTCAAGGACCCGGCCAGGGCACAGGTGCTCGACCATCTGCGCGAACTCGCCAGGGGCCAACGGGTGACACTGCTGACGGCAACCAAAGCCGCCGAGATCAGTGAGGCCCAGGTCCTCGCCGAGCTGATCGGGCGGTAG
- a CDS encoding helix-turn-helix transcriptional regulator yields MASRTRRRVLDALAGSSVPLGAQAVAGMLELHVSTVRFHLEQLEEARLVQRESGGEKRRGRPRVLYTAVLDAERDESSREQLIEVLAGALADSQGDRGRSSAVNAGRNWARGFLSPRPGSVDRRSGLVEVLDRLGFDPSRDGDVVELRACPFREAARRHPQVVCAVHLGLVQQLVDGDGDGDGDLAPDEGDVAQEAAPDLAPDVRLLPFVQPNLCVITWRPEEHEVARDAVNQRRG; encoded by the coding sequence TTGGCTTCGCGCACGAGGCGGCGGGTCCTCGACGCCCTGGCCGGCTCGTCCGTTCCGCTGGGTGCGCAGGCCGTTGCCGGCATGCTCGAGCTCCACGTTTCCACGGTCCGCTTCCACTTGGAGCAGCTTGAGGAAGCGCGGCTGGTCCAGCGTGAATCCGGCGGGGAAAAGCGCCGCGGCCGTCCGCGGGTCCTGTATACGGCCGTCCTCGACGCCGAACGCGACGAAAGTTCGAGGGAGCAGCTGATCGAGGTGCTCGCCGGGGCCCTGGCAGACAGCCAGGGGGACCGCGGGCGGAGCAGCGCCGTAAACGCTGGCCGGAACTGGGCGCGCGGCTTCCTTTCCCCACGCCCCGGCTCCGTTGACCGACGGAGCGGACTCGTGGAGGTGCTTGATCGGCTGGGCTTCGACCCGTCCCGGGACGGCGACGTCGTCGAGCTGCGAGCGTGTCCGTTTCGCGAGGCTGCAAGGCGGCACCCTCAGGTTGTCTGCGCCGTCCACCTCGGTCTCGTCCAACAGTTAGTCGACGGCGACGGCGACGGCGACGGCGACCTGGCGCCGGACGAGGGCGACGTGGCGCAGGAGGCGGCGCCGGACCTGGCGCCGGACGTCCGGCTGCTCCCTTTCGTCCAGCCCAATCTCTGCGTCATCACCTGGCGACCGGAAGAGCATGAGGTTGCCCGCGACGCCGTAAATCAGCGAAGAGGGTAG
- a CDS encoding group III truncated hemoglobin, which translates to MNGDLQDRSDVARLVDDFYRRAFADPLIGPIFTDVAKMDLDRHLPIMCDFWETVLFRAGLYRRNALQAHLDLSARFPLRQEHFERWLALWVENVDEHFAGEKAELAKIQAARIAGSIHRRLEGRSGSDFETLKPRSQREGEPADARRV; encoded by the coding sequence ATGAACGGAGACCTGCAGGACCGCTCCGACGTCGCCCGCCTGGTCGACGACTTCTACCGGCGTGCCTTTGCCGACCCGCTGATCGGCCCCATCTTCACCGACGTCGCCAAGATGGATCTGGACCGTCACTTGCCGATCATGTGCGACTTCTGGGAGACCGTCCTGTTCCGTGCAGGTCTCTACCGACGAAACGCTCTACAGGCGCACCTGGACCTTAGCGCCCGCTTTCCGTTGCGGCAGGAACACTTCGAGCGGTGGCTGGCCTTATGGGTCGAAAACGTCGACGAGCACTTTGCCGGTGAGAAGGCCGAACTGGCAAAAATCCAGGCCGCCCGCATTGCCGGGTCCATCCACCGGCGGCTTGAAGGCCGCTCCGGCAGCGATTTTGAGACCCTGAAGCCGCGGTCGCAGCGCGAGGGGGAACCGGCGGATGCCCGCAGGGTCTGA
- a CDS encoding flavodoxin domain-containing protein, with amino-acid sequence MTFGPSSWLIRAGQWNMAKIYIAYGSVEGQTAQIAEYMAEHIRARGHQAETADLLHSGDTLAGGYDGVIVAASVHVGKHEGYVADFVRKNLGELKRLPSALISVSLAAHGDEENAESYVTKFEEETGWRPAQVGMFGGALLYTHYNFLKRHMMKKIAKDKGSRDLDTSRDYVYTEWDGVKRFVEDFLAGLPAPRA; translated from the coding sequence GTGACGTTCGGCCCTAGCTCCTGGCTGATCCGGGCCGGACAGTGGAACATGGCGAAAATCTACATCGCGTACGGGAGCGTCGAAGGACAGACGGCCCAGATTGCGGAGTACATGGCAGAGCACATTCGGGCGCGCGGGCACCAGGCAGAAACGGCGGACCTGTTGCACTCAGGGGATACCCTCGCGGGCGGCTACGACGGCGTCATCGTTGCGGCGTCCGTACATGTAGGCAAGCACGAGGGCTACGTGGCCGACTTTGTCCGGAAGAACCTCGGTGAACTGAAGCGTCTGCCGTCCGCGCTGATCTCGGTGAGCCTCGCCGCCCATGGGGACGAGGAAAATGCGGAAAGCTATGTCACCAAGTTCGAGGAGGAGACCGGCTGGCGCCCTGCCCAGGTCGGAATGTTCGGGGGCGCGCTCCTATACACGCACTACAACTTCCTCAAGCGGCACATGATGAAGAAGATCGCCAAGGACAAAGGGTCCCGTGACCTGGATACGTCCCGCGACTACGTCTACACGGAGTGGGACGGCGTGAAGCGCTTTGTTGAGGATTTCCTGGCGGGCCTGCCTGCCCCGCGTGCCTAG
- a CDS encoding benzaldehyde dehydrogenase codes for MSLLDSSLWEGKIFLNGWRDGGGGSAPSVEPATGEQLGSYGVASVDDVREAATAAAKAQKEWATRNPEDRAAVLRRAGQLWEEHGAEIQDWIVRESGGIPPKAALETHIAANECYDASALPSLPAGDVLTSNENRWSFARRRPVGVVSVIAPFNFPLILSIRAVAPALALGNAVLLKPDPRTAVCGGVTLMRIFEEAGLPQGLLSLLPGGADIGAAVVEAPEVRVIAFTGSTAAGRKIGETAGRLLKRAHLELGGNNALIVLPGADLAKAASAAAFGSFMHQGQICMAAGRHIVHEDIHDDYVAALAEKAGHLPVGDPKSGTVALGPVIDERQLLRVDGIVQEAVLAGARLAAGGSHDGRFYQPTVLVDLNEASPAWKDEIFGPVAPVMKFSTVDEAVALANDNEYGLSIGILGDVGMAMTIADRLDSGKVHINEQTVSDEANSPFGGMKNSGNGSRIGGHHANMESFTEIQWLTVRPDIAPYPF; via the coding sequence ATGTCCTTGCTCGATTCCTCCCTCTGGGAAGGCAAGATTTTCCTCAATGGCTGGCGCGACGGCGGTGGCGGAAGCGCCCCGAGCGTCGAACCGGCCACCGGCGAGCAGCTGGGCAGCTACGGCGTCGCCTCCGTGGATGACGTCCGCGAAGCCGCGACGGCGGCCGCGAAAGCGCAGAAGGAATGGGCCACCCGCAACCCCGAGGACCGGGCAGCCGTGCTGCGCCGCGCGGGCCAGCTCTGGGAGGAACACGGGGCAGAAATTCAGGACTGGATCGTCCGTGAATCCGGCGGTATCCCGCCCAAGGCGGCCCTGGAGACCCACATCGCGGCCAACGAATGCTACGACGCATCGGCCCTGCCGTCGCTCCCGGCCGGGGACGTGCTGACCTCAAACGAAAACCGCTGGTCCTTCGCCCGGCGTCGGCCCGTCGGCGTCGTCTCGGTCATCGCTCCGTTCAACTTTCCGCTGATTCTCTCGATCCGCGCCGTCGCCCCCGCCCTGGCCCTTGGGAACGCCGTGCTGCTCAAGCCCGACCCCCGTACCGCGGTTTGCGGCGGCGTGACCCTCATGCGGATCTTCGAGGAAGCCGGACTCCCGCAGGGGCTGCTGTCACTGCTGCCCGGCGGCGCGGACATCGGTGCCGCCGTCGTCGAAGCCCCCGAGGTGCGGGTGATCGCCTTTACCGGCTCGACGGCGGCGGGCCGGAAGATCGGCGAAACAGCCGGCCGGCTGCTCAAGCGCGCGCACCTTGAGCTGGGCGGCAACAACGCGCTGATCGTGCTGCCGGGCGCGGATCTGGCCAAGGCGGCCTCCGCGGCCGCGTTCGGGTCCTTTATGCACCAGGGCCAGATCTGCATGGCAGCCGGCCGGCACATTGTGCACGAGGACATTCATGATGACTACGTGGCGGCGCTGGCCGAGAAGGCCGGGCACCTGCCGGTCGGAGACCCGAAGAGCGGCACCGTTGCACTGGGACCGGTGATTGACGAGCGGCAGCTGCTGCGGGTGGACGGGATCGTGCAGGAGGCTGTGCTCGCAGGCGCACGGCTGGCCGCCGGCGGCAGCCACGACGGCCGCTTCTACCAGCCCACTGTGCTGGTGGATCTGAATGAAGCCAGCCCGGCCTGGAAGGACGAAATTTTCGGCCCCGTGGCGCCGGTGATGAAGTTCTCCACCGTGGACGAGGCCGTGGCGCTGGCCAATGACAACGAATACGGCCTGTCCATCGGCATCCTGGGTGACGTCGGGATGGCTATGACAATCGCTGACCGGCTCGACTCCGGCAAGGTGCACATCAACGAGCAAACGGTCTCCGACGAGGCGAACTCGCCGTTCGGCGGAATGAAGAACTCCGGCAACGGTTCACGCATCGGCGGCCACCACGCCAACATGGAGTCCTTCACGGAGATCCAGTGGCTCACCGTGCGCCCGGACATCGCGCCGTACCCGTTCTAG
- a CDS encoding NAD(P)H-quinone dehydrogenase — protein sequence MTTHPDFSAPRIAILGGGPGGYEAAMVAASLGAQVTIVERAGLGGSAVLTDVVPSKTLIATADLMTRVGEAGELGVKFDLDGGDCSPTMRADLKHINDRLLGLARQQSTDIRKGLENQGVRILIGSGKMLDSHTIEVLTAEGTETIEADAVLLAVGAHPRELPTARPDGVRILNWAQIYNLDELPEELIVVGSGVTGAEFASAYNGLGSKVTLISSRDRVLPGSDADAAEVLEAVFERRGVKVLSRARAETVERTDDGVVVTLADGSKVNGSHCLVAVGSIPNTAGIGLEEAGVALTESGHIKVDGVSRTTAPNIYAAGDCTGVLALASVAAMQGRIAIAHFLGDSVTPLKLHQVASNIFTSPEIANVGVSEAEIDSGKYQGDVIKLSLRSNARAKMRNHRDGFIKIFARKGSGTVIGGVVVGPNASELIFPISLAVTQKMHVDDVASTFTVYPSLSGSISEAARRLHVHM from the coding sequence GTGACTACGCATCCCGATTTCAGCGCACCCCGGATCGCAATTCTCGGCGGAGGGCCCGGTGGCTACGAAGCCGCCATGGTCGCCGCGTCGCTGGGGGCGCAGGTCACCATTGTTGAGCGTGCGGGGCTCGGCGGATCCGCGGTGCTGACCGACGTCGTACCGTCCAAGACCCTGATCGCGACGGCGGACCTGATGACCCGCGTGGGCGAGGCCGGCGAACTGGGCGTGAAGTTCGACCTCGACGGCGGCGACTGCAGCCCAACGATGCGCGCGGACCTCAAGCACATCAACGACCGGCTGCTGGGCCTGGCCCGGCAGCAGTCCACCGACATCCGCAAGGGCCTTGAGAACCAGGGTGTCCGCATCCTGATCGGCTCCGGCAAGATGCTGGACAGCCACACCATCGAAGTCCTCACGGCAGAGGGTACCGAGACCATCGAAGCAGACGCCGTGCTGCTCGCCGTCGGCGCGCACCCGCGTGAGCTGCCCACCGCCCGGCCCGACGGGGTGCGGATCCTGAACTGGGCGCAGATCTACAACCTGGACGAGCTTCCCGAGGAACTGATCGTCGTGGGTTCCGGCGTCACCGGCGCCGAATTCGCCTCCGCGTACAACGGCCTGGGTTCCAAGGTCACGCTGATCTCCAGCCGGGACCGGGTGCTGCCCGGCTCGGACGCCGACGCGGCGGAGGTCCTGGAAGCCGTCTTCGAGCGCCGTGGCGTCAAGGTGCTGTCCCGGGCACGGGCCGAAACCGTGGAGCGCACGGATGACGGCGTCGTCGTCACCCTCGCCGACGGGTCTAAGGTGAACGGCAGCCACTGCCTGGTGGCCGTGGGCTCCATCCCGAACACCGCGGGGATCGGCCTTGAGGAGGCCGGCGTCGCGCTGACCGAGAGCGGCCACATCAAGGTCGACGGCGTCTCCCGCACCACCGCGCCGAACATCTACGCCGCCGGCGACTGCACCGGCGTGCTGGCCCTGGCATCCGTCGCTGCCATGCAGGGCCGCATCGCGATCGCCCACTTCCTGGGCGACAGTGTTACTCCACTCAAGCTGCACCAGGTGGCCTCGAACATCTTCACCTCGCCCGAAATCGCGAACGTGGGCGTCTCGGAGGCAGAAATTGACTCCGGCAAGTACCAGGGCGACGTAATCAAGCTGTCGCTGCGCAGCAACGCCCGCGCCAAGATGCGCAACCACAGGGACGGCTTCATTAAGATCTTCGCCCGCAAGGGTTCCGGCACGGTCATAGGCGGGGTCGTTGTGGGCCCGAACGCATCCGAGCTGATTTTCCCGATTTCCCTCGCCGTCACGCAAAAAATGCATGTCGACGACGTCGCCAGCACCTTTACGGTGTACCCCTCGCTGAGCGGCTCCATCTCCGAAGCAGCACGGCGGCTTCACGTCCATATGTAA
- a CDS encoding purine-nucleoside phosphorylase gives MSNTEFLNTDPFDAARAAADYIAEETGVDSHDVALVLGSGWADAAELIGETTATLSAEEVPGFSSPAVVGHVGTIRSVLTREGKRALVLGARTHYYEGKGVRAVVHGVRTAAAAGCKTLVLTNGCGGLNEAWAPGTPVLISDHINLTATSPLEGATFVDLTDLYSSRIRGLAREVDPSLDEGVYAQFTGPHYETPAEVQYAKRIGADLVGMSTALEAIAGRHAGMEVFGISLVTNLAAGISPVPLSHAEVLEAGQEAGPRISKLLAEIIAKL, from the coding sequence GTGAGTAATACAGAATTCCTGAACACGGACCCCTTCGACGCCGCCCGCGCCGCCGCCGACTACATTGCCGAGGAGACCGGCGTGGACAGCCACGACGTGGCGCTGGTGCTCGGTTCGGGCTGGGCCGACGCCGCCGAGCTGATCGGCGAGACCACCGCCACGCTCTCCGCCGAGGAGGTCCCCGGCTTCTCCTCCCCCGCCGTCGTCGGCCACGTCGGCACCATCCGCTCCGTCCTGACCCGGGAGGGCAAACGCGCCCTGGTGCTGGGCGCCCGCACGCACTACTACGAGGGCAAAGGCGTCCGCGCGGTCGTGCACGGCGTGCGCACCGCCGCCGCAGCCGGCTGCAAGACGCTGGTGCTGACGAACGGCTGCGGCGGACTGAACGAGGCCTGGGCGCCGGGCACACCTGTGCTCATCAGCGACCACATCAACCTCACTGCCACTTCACCGCTTGAAGGCGCCACCTTCGTGGACCTCACCGACCTGTACTCGTCCCGGATCCGCGGCCTGGCCCGCGAGGTGGACCCGAGCCTGGATGAAGGCGTCTACGCCCAGTTCACCGGCCCGCACTACGAAACCCCGGCGGAGGTGCAGTACGCCAAGCGCATCGGCGCCGACCTGGTGGGCATGTCCACTGCACTCGAGGCCATCGCCGGCCGCCATGCCGGCATGGAGGTCTTCGGCATCTCGCTTGTGACGAACCTCGCCGCGGGCATCAGCCCGGTACCGCTGAGCCACGCGGAGGTCCTCGAAGCCGGCCAGGAGGCGGGGCCGCGGATCTCCAAACTGCTCGCGGAGATCATCGCCAAACTCTAG
- a CDS encoding Rrf2 family transcriptional regulator: MGRGVEWAVHSCVNMSWTPPGEAVNSARLAELYKLPAAYLNKQLQALVRAGILTSVSGPRGGFRLARRPESITVLDVVLAVEGPEPAFRCEGILGVVPDADREENFVRTCLISQTMRQAELAWRQALARQTIAGVAGSMERRFPGDRDKTVRHLAAGPP, from the coding sequence ATGGGGCGGGGAGTGGAATGGGCCGTGCACTCGTGCGTCAACATGTCCTGGACGCCGCCGGGGGAGGCCGTGAACAGCGCCCGGCTGGCGGAGCTCTACAAGCTGCCCGCTGCCTACCTGAACAAACAACTCCAGGCCCTGGTCCGGGCCGGCATCCTCACCTCGGTCTCCGGCCCGCGCGGCGGCTTCCGCCTGGCGCGCCGGCCGGAAAGCATCACGGTGCTCGACGTCGTCCTGGCCGTGGAAGGACCGGAGCCGGCCTTCCGCTGCGAAGGCATCCTCGGCGTAGTTCCCGACGCGGACCGGGAAGAGAACTTTGTCCGGACCTGCCTGATCTCCCAGACCATGCGGCAGGCTGAACTGGCCTGGCGGCAGGCGCTGGCGCGGCAGACGATCGCCGGTGTCGCCGGCTCCATGGAGCGCCGGTTTCCCGGGGACCGGGACAAAACCGTCCGGCACCTGGCCGCCGGGCCGCCCTAG
- a CDS encoding phospho-sugar mutase, giving the protein MTSSDAALDHLLTDARTWAAQDPDPATAAALTELIRLSEDGSAAAGQELADSFSGTLQFGTAGLRAALGPGPNRMNRVVVRRAAAGLAAFLTGTVAQAAPGTRPRAVVGYDARYNSDIFAEETAAIFTAAGIETYLMPSALPTPLLAYAVRALECDGGVMVTASHNPPQDNGYKVYLGRHAVEENGRGAQIVAPYDALIAAEIEAVGALDSIALADAGWTVLEPSIATDYETAVAALALPEHFPARDLKIVLTPMHGVGGQTAVAVLKAAGFDDVALVTEQAEPDPDFPTVNFPNPEEPGALNLALETAARLDADIVIANDPDADRAAVAAKDPDTGAWRMLRGDEVGALLGAHVVARLAAAGVFDGPVGAGVSPGVFANSIVSSRLLSRIATAAGYGHEETLTGFKWIARVPGLLYGYEEALGYCVAPSLVRDKDGISAAVLIAELAAAAKAAGKTVFDTLDELYLMHGLHASDQLSIRVADLGLLDAMMNRLRVNPPESFGGSAVETAADLAEGSEQLPPTDGLLYLTRDRSRVIIRPSGTEPKLKCYLEVIRDVESAAELPQARLEARTALDAVLADVREALGL; this is encoded by the coding sequence ATGACGTCTTCCGATGCCGCACTGGACCACCTGTTAACCGACGCCCGCACCTGGGCGGCGCAGGACCCGGATCCCGCCACCGCCGCCGCCCTCACCGAGCTGATCCGCCTCTCCGAGGACGGCTCGGCGGCTGCAGGGCAGGAACTCGCCGACAGCTTCAGCGGCACGCTCCAGTTCGGCACCGCGGGGCTGCGGGCAGCACTCGGCCCGGGGCCGAACCGGATGAACCGGGTGGTGGTGCGCCGCGCGGCCGCCGGCCTCGCCGCGTTCCTCACCGGGACCGTCGCGCAGGCCGCGCCGGGGACGCGGCCGCGCGCCGTCGTCGGCTACGACGCCCGCTACAACTCGGACATCTTCGCGGAAGAAACCGCCGCGATCTTCACCGCCGCCGGCATCGAGACCTACCTGATGCCCTCCGCGCTGCCCACCCCGCTGCTCGCCTACGCGGTCCGTGCCCTGGAGTGCGACGGCGGAGTCATGGTGACGGCGAGCCACAATCCGCCGCAGGACAACGGCTACAAGGTCTACCTGGGCCGCCACGCCGTGGAGGAAAACGGACGGGGCGCCCAGATCGTGGCCCCGTACGACGCGCTGATCGCCGCCGAGATCGAAGCCGTCGGCGCTCTGGACTCGATCGCTTTGGCCGATGCCGGCTGGACCGTGCTGGAGCCCTCGATCGCCACCGACTATGAGACCGCCGTCGCCGCGCTTGCCCTGCCGGAGCACTTCCCGGCCCGGGACCTCAAGATTGTCCTGACCCCGATGCACGGCGTGGGCGGTCAGACAGCGGTCGCCGTGCTCAAGGCCGCCGGTTTCGACGACGTCGCCCTGGTGACCGAGCAGGCCGAACCGGACCCCGACTTCCCCACCGTGAACTTCCCCAACCCGGAGGAACCCGGTGCCCTGAACCTCGCGCTGGAAACCGCCGCCCGGCTGGACGCCGACATCGTGATCGCCAACGACCCCGACGCCGACCGCGCGGCGGTTGCCGCCAAGGACCCCGACACCGGCGCCTGGCGGATGCTGCGCGGCGATGAGGTCGGCGCACTGCTGGGCGCGCACGTCGTGGCCCGGCTCGCGGCGGCCGGCGTCTTCGACGGCCCGGTCGGGGCGGGCGTCTCCCCGGGCGTCTTCGCCAACTCGATCGTCTCCTCCCGGCTGCTGTCCCGGATCGCCACGGCCGCGGGCTACGGCCACGAGGAGACCCTGACCGGGTTCAAGTGGATCGCCAGGGTCCCGGGCCTGCTGTACGGGTACGAGGAAGCCCTGGGCTACTGCGTCGCGCCGTCGCTGGTGCGCGACAAGGACGGCATCTCCGCCGCCGTACTGATCGCCGAACTCGCCGCGGCAGCGAAGGCCGCCGGCAAGACGGTCTTCGACACCTTGGACGAGCTCTACCTGATGCACGGTCTGCACGCCAGCGACCAGCTCAGCATCCGCGTCGCGGACCTCGGGCTGCTGGACGCCATGATGAACCGGCTGCGGGTCAACCCGCCGGAGTCCTTCGGTGGCTCCGCCGTCGAAACCGCCGCAGACCTCGCCGAGGGCAGCGAGCAGCTCCCGCCCACCGACGGCCTGCTCTACCTGACCAGGGACCGCAGCCGCGTCATCATCCGCCCCAGCGGCACCGAACCGAAACTCAAGTGCTACCTCGAGGTGATTCGCGACGTGGAATCCGCCGCCGAACTGCCTCAGGCCCGGCTTGAGGCGCGGACGGCCCTGGACGCCGTGTTGGCCGACGTGCGCGAGGCGCTGGGGCTCTAA
- a CDS encoding FAD-dependent oxidoreductase, with amino-acid sequence MSQTETSAATNHSRPRIVIAGAGPAAQALVRQLTRTPFAGVVTLLSNRDDAPAELLDLAALAGVSVRFGQPASFIDAAERRVTTADGLEFSFDQLVIATGSAPALPPIEGAGRCLSYATVDDAARLGDAVRDATRVLGRRPLGILVGTGTAAGQAEAVLRARGLRPVRTTLRPSAVVPALAGSALPAAGVVFEDGSRMNGDLVILAEERISRDTLARTAGLPTALHGGILVGPGYRTPVPGIWAIGDAAALDGVRLGLLVAAGSAAEVCAGQLLQASLSAPLGQAA; translated from the coding sequence ATGTCCCAGACCGAAACGTCCGCAGCCACGAACCACTCCCGGCCGCGGATCGTCATTGCCGGTGCCGGACCGGCCGCACAGGCACTGGTCCGCCAGCTCACCCGCACGCCGTTTGCCGGCGTCGTCACGCTGCTCAGCAACCGTGACGACGCCCCGGCGGAACTCCTGGACCTCGCCGCGCTGGCCGGGGTCTCGGTCCGCTTCGGGCAGCCCGCCAGCTTCATCGATGCCGCCGAACGCCGGGTCACCACAGCCGACGGGCTTGAGTTCAGCTTCGACCAGTTGGTGATCGCCACGGGGTCGGCACCGGCCCTGCCACCGATCGAGGGCGCGGGCCGCTGCCTGAGCTACGCCACGGTCGACGACGCCGCGCGGCTTGGCGACGCTGTCAGGGACGCCACCCGGGTCCTTGGCCGCAGGCCGCTGGGCATTCTGGTGGGCACCGGCACAGCCGCGGGGCAGGCGGAGGCCGTGCTCCGGGCCCGTGGCCTGCGTCCGGTCCGCACCACGCTGAGACCCTCCGCCGTCGTCCCCGCCCTGGCCGGCTCCGCGTTACCGGCGGCCGGCGTCGTCTTCGAGGACGGTTCGAGGATGAACGGCGATCTTGTGATCCTTGCCGAGGAGCGGATTTCGCGTGACACCCTCGCCCGCACCGCCGGGCTGCCCACCGCGCTGCACGGCGGCATCCTGGTGGGGCCGGGCTACCGCACTCCGGTGCCCGGCATCTGGGCCATCGGTGACGCCGCCGCGCTCGACGGCGTCCGGCTGGGACTGCTGGTGGCGGCCGGTTCCGCCGCCGAGGTCTGCGCCGGGCAGCTGCTGCAGGCCTCGCTGTCCGCACCCCTCGGACAGGCGGCGTAG